Proteins co-encoded in one Papaver somniferum cultivar HN1 chromosome 5, ASM357369v1, whole genome shotgun sequence genomic window:
- the LOC113277985 gene encoding uncharacterized protein LOC113277985, translated as MESSTVLSRLILVLFILGFAVTVAEAIRGHQEKEMVRRPGFMYSRIRGRCTPQFWSSRREAWPRMVPQTSSVSKVFGSRVYERYRTDLTLLEATERNDDKNNAFSSLLKQSSAALLNSYSRKDYPYTAWEVKTALIQALVSEEAASLQAQSFSHANEACT; from the exons atggagagTTCTACAGTACTGAGTCGACTCATTTTAGTTTTATTCATTCTAGGGTTCGCAGTAACAGTAGCAGAAGCAATCAGGGGTCATCAAGAGAAAGAAATGGTAAGAAGACCTGGGTTTATGTACTCAAGGATCAGAGGAAGGTGTACACCACA GTTTTGGAGCAGCAGAAGAGAGGCATGGCCTAGGATGGTCCCACAAACATCATCAGTGTCAAAGGTGTTCGGCTCAAGAGTCTATGAACGATACAGAACAGACTTAACATTGTTAGAAGCAACAGAAAGGAATGACGACAAAAACAACGCCTTTTCAAGTTTGTTGAAGCAATCTAGTGCAGCACTTCTTAATTCATATTCTAGAAAAGACTATCCGTATACGGCTTGGGAAGTAAAGACTGCATTGATTCAAGCTCTTGTCTCAGAGGAAGCAGCAAGTCTTCAAGCCCAAAgtttctcccatgcaaatgaggcCTGCACGTAG
- the LOC113279875 gene encoding uncharacterized protein LOC113279875 produces MAWRCQHRTFYVVKGLADNVHFNYRSNMEGMLAKLVASPVLTLEYATRSSLSIVTPIVQPNIIKGNTWVSISVSRKKWELHSAAQTQIVISGDEEKAMWESCKQALSAFNFNDEEEEKILGKAFGQLHSPYWGEERTKEVPELETVNGILDYLKSLGFADEDLYKLLKKFPEVLGCNLETELKNNVQILEKVWAIKGKTLRSLLLRNPKVLGYTIDCKGDCAALCTRCWVRF; encoded by the exons ATGGCATGGAGGTGCCAACACAGAACGTTCTATGTAGTGAAGGGTTTGGCAGATAATGTTCATTTCAATTACAGATCAAACATGGAAG GGATGCTGGCCAAATTAGTAGCTTCTCCTGTGCTGACTTTGGAATATGCAACACGGAGTTCTTTATCAATT GTGACACCAATAGTTCAACCCAACATTATCAAAGGAAATACATGGGTCTCTATATCTGTATCAAGAAAGAAGTGGGAATTACATTCAGCTGCACAAACCCAGATCGTAATTTCAGGCGATGAAGAGAAAGCAATGTGGGAATCATGCAAGCAAGCTCTATCTGCATTTAATttcaatgatgaagaagaagaaaaaatattagGAAAAGCATTTGGTCAGTTACATTCACCTTACTGGGGTGAAGAAAGAACAAAAGAAGTTCCAGAACTTGAGACTGTGAACGGCATATTGGATTATTTAAAAAGTTTAGGGTTTGCAGATGAAGATCTTTATAAGTTACTCAAGAAGTTCCCCGAGGTTCTTGGATGTAATCTTGAGACTGAGCTGAAAAATAACGTTCAGATTTTAGAGAAAGTTTGGGCAATTAAAGGGAAAACTCTTCGGAGCCTTCTACTACGCAATCCAAAGGTGTTGGGTTATACTATTGACTGTAAAGGTGACTGTGCGGCTTTATGTACCCGATGTTGGGTTCGCTTTTAG
- the LOC113283201 gene encoding cytochrome P450 89A2-like, with the protein MESIWFIIVITLSFCATVKALINLLQTPKKLPPGPVSIPIITSFQWLRKSFADLEPTLRNLKTKYGPIVTLSIGHRKSIFITTSSLAHQALIQNGAIFADRPPAPATSKIISSNQHNISGASYGPLWRLLRRNLTMQILHPSKIKSFSPARNWVLNIIKESIKKESNSGKNPVLVVDHFQFGMFCLLVFMCFGKKLDEKKIREVESVQRSFLLGFGKFQILNFFPRLTKIIMKKRWEDFRKLRSDQEKVLIPLIRSRQEQMKKTFEDNEKSLGLCYVDSLLNLELPDEGGRKLTEHEIVSLCSEFLNAGTDTTSTALQWVMANLVKYQEIQSKLYDEIKTLYSGDDEIKEEDLKKLPYLKAVILEGLRRHPPGHFVLPHAVTQDIGLDGYVVPKEATVNVMIAEIGWDSKVWEDPMMFKPERFLSKDGILNEELSDVTGNKEVKMIPFGAGRRMCPASGLAMLHLEYFVANLIKEFKWTAKVGDDIDLSEKQEFTIVMKNPLWAHVSPRKQDC; encoded by the coding sequence ATGGAATCTATCTGGTTCATAATCGTAATCACACTCTCCTTCTGTGCAACCGTTAAAGCTTTAATCAATCTTCTTCAAACCCCTAAGAAATTACCACCTGGTCCTGTTTCAATCCCAATCATAACCAGTTTCCAATGGCTTCGaaaatcatttgcagatttggaaccAACTCTTAGAAATCTCAAAACCAAGTATGGACCAATTGTAACTTTATCGATTGGTCATCGCAAATCAATTTTCATCACAACCTCGAGTTTAGCTCATCAGGCTTTGATTCAGAACGGAGCAATTTTTGCTGATCGGCCACCAGCACCAGCGACATCTAAAATTATTTCAAGTAATCAGCATAATATTAGCGGAGCTTCTTATGGGCCTTTATGGAGATTACTTCGGAGGAATCTTACTATGCAGATTCTTCATCCATCGAAGATCAAATCTTTTTCACCGGCTCGAAACTGGGTTTTGAATATAATCAAGGAAAGTATTAAGAAAGAATCGAATTCAGGGAAAAACCCTGTTCTTGTTGTTGATCATTTTCAATTTGGTATGTTTTGTTTACTTGTTTTTATGTGTTTTGGGAAAAAGCTTGACGAGAAGAAAATTAGAGAAGTTGAATCTGTTCAGAGAAGTTTCTTATTGGGGTTTGGTAAATTTCAGATTCTGAATTTTTTCCCCAGATTGACAAAAATAATTATGAAGAAAAGGTGGGAAGATTTTCGTAAGTTGAGGAGTGATCAGGAAAAGGTACTAATTCCTTTAATTAGATCAAGACAAGAACAAATGAAGAAAACGTTTGAAGACAATGAGAAATCTTTAGGGTTATGTTATGTTGATTCATTACTGAATCTTGAATTACCTGATGAAGGTGGAAGAAAACTGACTGAACATGAAATTGTCAGTCTATGTTCTGAGTTTTTGAATGCAGGTACTGATACTACATCAACAGCTTTACAATGGGTCATGGCCAATCTAGTGAAGTACCAAGAGATTCAGTCCAAATTATATGATGAAATCAAAACATTATATTCTGGTGATGATGagataaaagaagaagatttAAAGAAACTGCCATATTTGAAAGCTGTAATACTGGAGGGACTAAGAAGACACCCACCAGGCCATTTTGTTCTACCTCATGCAGTGACACAAGATATAGGATTGGATGGCTATGTTGTGCCAAAAGAAGCCACAGTAAATGTCATGATAGCAGAAATTGGGTGGGACTCAAAAGTATGGGAAGATCCAATGATGTTTAAACCAGAGAGATTTCTGAGTAAAGATGGTATCTTGAATGAAGAATTGTCAGATGTAACAGGGAACAAAGAGGTTAAGATGATACCATTTGGAGCTGGTAGAAGAATGTGTCCTGCTTCTGGTTTGGCAATGCTTCATCTTGAGTATTTTGTTGCTAATTTGATTAAGGAATTCAAGTGGACTGCTAAGGTTGGAGATGATATAGATTTGTCTGAGAAACAAGAGTTTACTATTGTCATGAAGAATCCGTTATGGGCTCATGTTTCTCCAAGAAAACAAGATTGTTAG